Proteins from a single region of Diorhabda sublineata isolate icDioSubl1.1 chromosome 2, icDioSubl1.1, whole genome shotgun sequence:
- the LOC130452864 gene encoding AMMECR1-like protein: MAAGCCGTKKQKLNNSSSIPSCNGSSVMPNGISNGLGTVALPEMCFFCFDVLYSHLYNLAPPKNPSFSNDAYPLFVTWKIGKDKRLRGCIGTFNAMNLQSGLREYAITSAVKDSRFSPITRDEFPKLSVSVSILRHFEDGDDYLDWQVGIHGIRIEFINEKGNKRTATYLPEVASEQGWDQLQTIDSLLRKGGYKSVISSEVRRTIKLTRYQSEKITVTYQEYMNHWNNQRC, translated from the exons ATGGCTGCTGGTTGTTGTggtaccaaaaaacaaaaattgaataattcttCGAGTATTCCATCCTGCAATGGATCCTCTGTTATGCCGAATGGTATCAGCAATGGTTTGGGAACTGTCGCGTTACCAGAAATgtgtttcttttgttttgatGTTCTTTATAGTCATTTATATAACCTCGCTCCTCCAAAGAACCCATCGTTTAGTAACGATGCATA CCCTTTATTTGTGACATGGAAAATAGGTAAAGATAAACGACTGCGAGGATGTATAGGAACATTTAATGCAATGAATCTCCAATCGGGATTAAGAGAATATGCTATTACAAGTGCTGTAAAAGACTCTAGATTTAGTCCAATAACTCGTGACGAATTTCCAAAACTGAGTGTTTCAGTGTCAATTTTGAGACATTTTGAAGATGGTGACGATTATTTAGATTGGCAAGTCGGTATTCATGGAATAAGAATTGAGTTTATAAATGAGAAGGGGAATAAAAGGACTGCTACTTATTTACCAGAAGTAGCTTCAGAACAAG GTTGGGATCAGCTGCAAACCATAGACTCTCTTTTACGTAAAGGAGGCTACAAATCAGTGATATCTAGCGAAGTGCGTCGTACAATAAAACTAACTCGTTATCAAAGTGAAAAGATAACAGTGACTTATCAAGAGTATATGAACCATTGGAACAATCAAAGATGCTAG